From the Bacteroidota bacterium genome, the window GTTGTTGAAGTACCGACTGTCCGAGTTCATTGATAATTTCCATTGCTACATCCCCTTGCTTACTCCAATCCGTAAACCCATAATCTATCGTTACTACATCTGTAGCCGGACTAGGGAAGACCTTTATCACCCTCTCCTTTGGAGAGGGGTCGGGGGTGAGGTCATTCCAAAGCGTATCGCATTCGCTCCCTACTTTTCTTCCTAAGCGGTAATTCGGAAAATTCGGAATACTGTTGCCTGCAAAAGTAGGAAGGGCTATGCTGTGTTGAGCGAAGTTGCATGAATCCCCTTTGGCATCGGGATTATTGATTACATGATAAACGGTTTCAGTATTACCGCAGTTGATATAGATTTTACCATCCGGTGCTATCTGCGGCTGTTTGAATATACTGCCAAATGGCGCTGCGTATCCGTCCCAAACTCCAACTGTATCTATGCTCGCAAAAACATTGGGCGCCGATAAATCGAACTGATATAGGTGCACCGAAACCGAAGCATACAGAAACCGGTTATTGGGGGAAAATGCAACTCCCACTCCGTACCAGCCGGAATCAACAAGAACCCGCAATGGCATATATTTTGCATTGCTTAATGTTCCGCTACATCTGTCGAAATCAAAAAGACTTATACCTCCTTTGACATTGAGGTAAACATATTTGCTTCCATCCGGAGAAAAGCAAGCCGCGGCCGCGTCAAAAAGTGGAACAGTTGCTGCCCCGCAGGTTAAATCCGGCAATACATGAGGACCACTACTGTCTATCAGTATCCGGTAATAGCAGTTACTTAATTGTTTTTGCACCAAAATCCACCAATCCCTCCCATTACCATGCTTGGTAGCAGATAAAGCAGTTCCTATACTATCCTTAAGTATAGTCTGATTTTTATTTATCACTTTTCCATGACCTACATTTTCGTCCATATCCAAATAAGTCAAAAGTAATCTTGCTCCAAAAGGGGCCTTATTCACATTGGAATCAACAAAGGAATGCAGTAAAAAATAAGAATTGTTCCTGCCATCCTGGAAAGCCAGCACCCCCTGAGCGTCGCGATAGCCATACTTTCTGATTGTAGTATCCCACTTATACTGAAGCCAGCCCGCATTTAAGCTGTCGCCGTTTTCAATGGTTTCATCTAAGGAGTTGGCTACATAGATTCCATTGGTATAAAAAAGAAGGTTCCCGCTGCTGTCACAGTAGCTCGTATTGGTAAAGTCAAAATTCATCCTAAGCGAATCCCGCCTCATCTCCATGGTTGATGAGTTGAAATCAAATATGGTGTTACCAAAATGAAATCCCAAAGTATCACCAAGATGGCTATTATAACCCATCAGCCATACATAATCATGCTTCTGCCCCTCCGCCATCAACAGCAACAGACAACAACCTATCGTCAGGGTCAAATACCTTATTCTTCTCATCGGTTTTATAAAGATATTTATTTTGATGGAGTGGTGGTGGTGGAATGAATCCAATAAAAAAAGCCACCCCTTGCGAGATGGCTTTTTTGGTTCATCCAGCTTTGACAAATTTAAAATTTGTCAAATCTCGGCACCTACCGCATCAACTCCAGTCCCGTCACGGTCACCAGCACGGGGTCGCTCCAAGACCCTACTTCATCTTGCTCGGGGCCCATGGTCAGGCGCACGATGTAGGCAAACTTTTGAGCTACGCCCGAATCAGGCGTATGCGGGTCTAAAAAATGACCCGATACCACATGGCCTATGAATTTGTAATTGGTTCCACCGGTATAATCCACCGCAATATTAGCGCCGTCGGCATGTTCCATATCCCACTTTAAATAAGCATGATTGTTTTTCAAAATTCCCTTCGGATTGGGCTGGGCCGTGTTATAATCCACCGTGATTTCCTCACCAATGATGCCAAGGTTTGCGCCAATCAATTCGGTATAAGCAGGGTGTGCCTTGATTTGCCCCACCACGGACGCCACCCTTTGAAATATTCCGGCGCCGGTTGCAGCATGTGGCGCTAAAATCGGAGGCGCGGGCACGTCCGACACCCCCAGCGCTCCTCCATCGCGAATGATGTCTTTGTAATCAATCAGCGTTTTCTGATAATCCTTAAAAGCAGGCATCAGCCCGATCAGAAAGCTGAAAAAAGTGCCATCGTCAAGCAGCGATGCCACCACGGAGGGGTCTATACCAAAGAGGGCGGCATAGGTGGGTAAGTTTAAATTGAAAGCAGTGAACCAGGTCACTTTGCCATCGT encodes:
- a CDS encoding T9SS type A sorting domain-containing protein; the encoded protein is MRRIRYLTLTIGCCLLLLMAEGQKHDYVWLMGYNSHLGDTLGFHFGNTIFDFNSSTMEMRRDSLRMNFDFTNTSYCDSSGNLLFYTNGIYVANSLDETIENGDSLNAGWLQYKWDTTIRKYGYRDAQGVLAFQDGRNNSYFLLHSFVDSNVNKAPFGARLLLTYLDMDENVGHGKVINKNQTILKDSIGTALSATKHGNGRDWWILVQKQLSNCYYRILIDSSGPHVLPDLTCGAATVPLFDAAAACFSPDGSKYVYLNVKGGISLFDFDRCSGTLSNAKYMPLRVLVDSGWYGVGVAFSPNNRFLYASVSVHLYQFDLSAPNVFASIDTVGVWDGYAAPFGSIFKQPQIAPDGKIYINCGNTETVYHVINNPDAKGDSCNFAQHSIALPTFAGNSIPNFPNYRLGRKVGSECDTLWNDLTPDPSPKERVIKVFPSPATDVVTIDYGFTDWSKQGDVAMEIINELGQSVLQQQLPKYSGFQRLNVTSYPSGIYITYIKRNNQIIATSKFAKQ